The segment GCGATCCCTTTACCGAAAAGCTCCTCCTGGAGGCCTGTTTGGAGGTGATGCAGACCGGTTGTGTGGTCGGCATCCAAGACATGGGGGCGGCCGGTCTGACGAGCTCGTCCTCCGAAATGGCCCACCGCGGCGGAACTGGAATCGAAATCGACGTCTCCAAGGTGCCGAGCCGAGAGCCCGGAATGACGCCGGAGGAGTTCATGATCTCCGAATCCCAAGAGCGGATGCTCCTGGTTGCAAAGAAGGGGAGAGAAGCCGAGGTCGAGGCGATCTTCAAGAAGTGGGATCTCGATATGGCGGTGATCGGAAAGGTGACCGAAGATCGGCTGCTGACGATCAAGAATCGGGACGAGATCGTGGCGCAGATTCCGGTGTCGGCCTTGACCTCCGAAGCGCCGGTTTATGAACGTCCGATGGCTACCCCCAAGTTCCAGGAGTTGGTTCAATCGCTCAATATCGAATCGATTCAGGAGCCGAAATCGTATTCCGAAGCCTTACGGACGTTGCTCGGCTCGCCGTCCCTGGCAAGCAAAGAGTGGGTCTACCGCCAGTACGACCATATGGTCCAAACCAATACGGTGGTCGGGCCGGGCGGGGGGGATGCGGCGGTGATCCGGATCAAAGGGACCGATCGCGCCCTGGCGATCAGCGTCGACGGAAACAGCACCTACTGCTTGCTCAACCCCTACTATGGCGGGGCGATCGCCGTGGCGGAAGCGGCGCGGAACCTCGTCTGCGTCGGCGCGAAACCGATTGCGCTGACCGATTGTCTGAACTTCGGAAATCCGGAGCGGCCGGAGGTGATGTGGTCGTTCGCCCTCTGCGTCGAGGGGATGAGCGAGGCTTGCGACCAGTTCAAAATCCCGGTCGTCAGCGGAAACGTCAGCCTCTACAATGAAACGCGGGGTCTGGGAATTTATCCGACCCCCGTCGTCGGCGTGCTGGGTCTGATCGAAGGGATGAAGACCCCTCTGACCGCGGGATTCAAGGAGCCGAATGAGGTGATTGTGTTGATCGGAGAGACGCTCGAAGAGCTGGGAGGGAGCGAATACCTAAAGGTTCTCCATTCCCAAGAGCGCGGCTATCCGCCGATCCTCCATTTTGAGAAGGAGAAGGGGGTCCAGAAGGTGGTCCTCACCGCAGCGCGGGAAGGGATTCTCTCCTCCGCGCACGACTGTTCCGAAGGGGGATTGGCGGTGGCGCTGGCGGAGAGTTGCATCTTGTCTCCGACCTCCATGGGTGCTATGATTGCGCTGGATGCGGGGACGATCCGGCCGGACGCCTATTTATTCGGTGAGTCGCAATCGCGGATTCTCGTCAGCGTTCCGGAGCGATCTCTTTCGAGATTGCAGGCCCTCATCGCAGAAGCCGGGGTCGGTCACTCGGTCTTGGGGACAACGGGGGGAGGCTCTCTCGATATCCGGTTGGAAGGAAAGGAGCAGGCGATCCATCTCTCCGTTTCGGAGATGAAAGAGGCCTACTCGAGGGGTTTGGCAAAATACTTTGATTAACATTTTTATTAACAACGGGTGAGCCAGGTGGACGAATCGGTGTTC is part of the Candidatus Manganitrophus noduliformans genome and harbors:
- the purL gene encoding phosphoribosylformylglycinamidine synthase subunit PurL, whose translation is MTDPQKTAQNQGLPPERPAHPVTDEEYQKIVALLGREPNTTELAIFSAMWSEHCSYKSSKVHLKRFPTQGEHVLHGPGENAGVVDIGGGWVAAFKIESHNHPSFIEPYQGAATGVGGILRDIFTMGARPVALLNSLRFGPLEVPKNRYLFERVIAGIAGYGNCMGVPTVGGEIYFNEIYSKNPLVNVFCLGIAKKEEIVTAAAGGVGNPVIYVGSKTGRDGIHGATMASAELGQSEEKRHTVQVGDPFTEKLLLEACLEVMQTGCVVGIQDMGAAGLTSSSSEMAHRGGTGIEIDVSKVPSREPGMTPEEFMISESQERMLLVAKKGREAEVEAIFKKWDLDMAVIGKVTEDRLLTIKNRDEIVAQIPVSALTSEAPVYERPMATPKFQELVQSLNIESIQEPKSYSEALRTLLGSPSLASKEWVYRQYDHMVQTNTVVGPGGGDAAVIRIKGTDRALAISVDGNSTYCLLNPYYGGAIAVAEAARNLVCVGAKPIALTDCLNFGNPERPEVMWSFALCVEGMSEACDQFKIPVVSGNVSLYNETRGLGIYPTPVVGVLGLIEGMKTPLTAGFKEPNEVIVLIGETLEELGGSEYLKVLHSQERGYPPILHFEKEKGVQKVVLTAAREGILSSAHDCSEGGLAVALAESCILSPTSMGAMIALDAGTIRPDAYLFGESQSRILVSVPERSLSRLQALIAEAGVGHSVLGTTGGGSLDIRLEGKEQAIHLSVSEMKEAYSRGLAKYFD